One part of the Vibrio palustris genome encodes these proteins:
- the frsA gene encoding esterase FrsA — protein MSEEKSKNLSETLFKKHQQARETSTLTSYLPSSIEFLDKKRQQEGFAWYRTIPRLQWSWQGVHALDQQEVLSRIAASPHSRSEDQWLDTVMGYHSGNWAFEWNRMAMSHQQTAKDQEGEAAAESYFNAALCYSIAGYPHLKNDNLAKQSENLANTAYEMAAKHTQYTIKRLEFPFQNKKIVGHLHLTNTETSKPVVIVSAGLDSLQTDMWRLFRDYLAKRDIAMLTVDMPGIGHSAAWNVTENTSMLHQEVLSQLAALPWVDHRRVGLVGFRFGGNAMARLSFLEPDKVKACVTLGAPIHDVFVTRDKLTKMSKMYLDVLASRVDKKAVDISSMSGQMMAWSLKIQGFLSSRRTKVPILALGMEGDVISPHSDNRLLALFSLEGRAKQIKSKTISQGYEQSLEMAMKWLEEELYR, from the coding sequence ATGTCGGAAGAGAAGAGTAAAAACCTGTCTGAAACCTTGTTTAAGAAACACCAACAAGCTAGAGAAACCTCAACACTGACCAGTTACCTGCCGAGCAGTATTGAATTTCTTGATAAAAAACGTCAGCAAGAAGGATTTGCTTGGTATCGAACGATCCCTCGTTTGCAGTGGTCATGGCAGGGAGTTCATGCACTGGATCAACAAGAAGTGTTATCGCGCATTGCCGCGTCACCTCATTCGCGTAGTGAAGACCAGTGGTTGGATACGGTTATGGGGTATCACTCAGGTAATTGGGCATTTGAGTGGAACCGTATGGCCATGAGTCATCAGCAAACCGCGAAAGATCAAGAAGGTGAAGCCGCGGCTGAATCCTATTTTAACGCCGCGTTGTGTTACAGCATTGCCGGTTACCCGCACCTTAAGAATGATAACTTAGCTAAACAGTCTGAAAATCTCGCCAATACGGCCTACGAGATGGCCGCTAAGCATACTCAATATACGATCAAGCGTTTGGAATTTCCTTTTCAAAATAAAAAAATTGTTGGGCATTTACATCTGACGAATACTGAAACATCTAAACCTGTCGTGATCGTCAGTGCTGGCTTAGATAGCTTACAAACCGATATGTGGCGATTGTTTCGTGATTACCTTGCTAAGCGCGATATTGCAATGCTGACTGTTGATATGCCAGGTATTGGCCATAGCGCGGCATGGAATGTGACAGAGAATACCTCGATGTTGCATCAAGAAGTCTTGAGTCAATTGGCTGCGCTACCTTGGGTTGATCATCGCCGTGTCGGTTTAGTCGGCTTTCGGTTTGGTGGGAATGCGATGGCGAGGTTAAGTTTCTTGGAGCCTGATAAAGTAAAAGCGTGTGTGACATTAGGCGCGCCGATTCATGATGTGTTTGTTACTCGCGATAAGTTGACCAAAATGTCGAAAATGTATTTAGATGTTTTAGCGTCTCGTGTGGATAAAAAAGCTGTGGATATCAGTAGTATGTCTGGGCAGATGATGGCGTGGTCGTTAAAAATACAAGGCTTTTTATCCAGTCGCCGAACGAAAGTACCTATTTTGGCATTGGGTATGGAAGGTGATGTCATATCACCACATTCGGATAATCGACTTTTAGCGCTCTTTAGTCTAGAGGGCAGAGCTAAGCAAATAAAAAGTAAAACTATTTCTCAAGGCTATGAGCAATCCCTCGAAATGGCGATGAAATGGTTGGAAGAAGAACTTTATAGATGA
- the proB gene encoding glutamate 5-kinase: protein MTTKQTNSKKRRHTVVVKLGTSVLTGGTLALDRAHMVELARQCAELKKQGHAVVIVSSGAIAAGREHLAFPTLPNAMSSKQLLAAVGQSQLIEAWERLFAIYGIKIGQMLLTRADLEDRERFLNARDMIHALVDHDIVPIVNENDAVATNEIKVGDNDNLSALVGILCDADKLLLLTDQKGLFTADPRKDPSAELIKEVKTIDDTLRRIAGDSGTTLGTGGMATKLQAADIARRSGMEVIIAAGRAPNVIVDSLSDSPQGTRFLPVEESLENRKTWILAGPAPCGSVVIDAGAVDAVEHKGSSLLAKGVTKVEGDFARGGVVRIMDEHHLEIARGIVAYSSADLVKIAGEHSNKIFETLGYDHGSVVIHRDNMVVIQE from the coding sequence ATGACGACGAAGCAAACTAACAGCAAAAAAAGACGACATACGGTAGTAGTGAAGCTGGGAACCAGTGTTCTTACTGGCGGAACACTCGCGCTTGACCGAGCGCACATGGTGGAATTGGCAAGACAATGTGCCGAACTTAAGAAACAGGGGCATGCCGTTGTCATTGTTTCTTCTGGCGCGATAGCGGCTGGCCGTGAGCATTTAGCTTTTCCCACTTTACCTAACGCGATGTCAAGTAAGCAATTACTGGCAGCTGTTGGTCAAAGTCAACTGATCGAAGCTTGGGAACGCTTGTTTGCAATTTACGGCATTAAAATTGGCCAAATGTTATTAACTCGTGCCGATCTCGAGGATCGAGAGCGTTTTCTCAATGCTCGCGATATGATTCATGCTTTGGTCGATCATGATATTGTCCCGATTGTGAATGAAAATGACGCTGTTGCGACTAACGAAATCAAAGTGGGTGATAACGACAACTTATCAGCCCTAGTTGGTATTTTATGTGACGCGGATAAATTATTGCTTTTGACCGATCAAAAAGGGTTATTTACCGCCGATCCACGCAAAGACCCAAGCGCTGAACTGATCAAAGAAGTAAAAACTATCGATGATACGTTACGTCGTATTGCTGGCGACAGTGGTACGACGCTAGGTACTGGTGGTATGGCGACTAAACTGCAGGCGGCCGATATCGCTCGTCGCTCTGGTATGGAGGTCATTATTGCCGCGGGCCGAGCGCCAAATGTGATCGTCGATTCATTGAGTGATTCCCCGCAAGGTACCCGTTTTTTACCCGTTGAAGAATCGTTAGAAAACCGCAAAACATGGATATTAGCCGGGCCTGCGCCTTGTGGCTCTGTGGTGATTGATGCTGGAGCGGTTGATGCGGTAGAGCACAAAGGCAGTAGTTTACTTGCTAAGGGCGTTACTAAGGTTGAAGGTGACTTCGCGCGTGGTGGTGTGGTACGCATTATGGATGAACATCACCTTGAAATTGCACGTGGCATTGTTGCTTATTCGAGTGCAGATTTAGTGAAAATTGCCGGTGAGCACAGTAACAAAATATTTGAAACACTAGGCTATGACCATGGCTCAGTAGTTATTCACCGCGATAACATGGTTGTTATTCAGGAATAG
- the gpt gene encoding xanthine phosphoribosyltransferase, which produces MSKKFVVTWDNMQAYCRQLSEKQMPAEQWKGILGVSRGGLVPAAILARELGIRYVDTICISSYDHDHQRDMNVLKAPEHDGEGFLIVDDLVDSGDTARKIREMYPKAKFVTVCAKPAGKDLVDEYVVDIPQDTWIEQPWDLSLAYVEPINRKQK; this is translated from the coding sequence ATGAGCAAAAAATTCGTTGTCACTTGGGACAATATGCAAGCATACTGCCGCCAGTTATCTGAAAAGCAAATGCCAGCAGAACAGTGGAAAGGAATCCTAGGTGTTAGCCGCGGAGGTCTAGTACCGGCTGCTATTCTCGCTCGTGAATTAGGTATTCGCTATGTAGATACTATCTGTATTTCTAGCTATGACCATGATCACCAACGTGATATGAATGTTTTGAAAGCACCTGAGCATGATGGTGAAGGTTTCCTTATCGTTGATGATCTTGTCGATAGTGGTGACACCGCACGTAAAATTCGTGAAATGTATCCGAAAGCGAAGTTTGTGACGGTATGTGCTAAACCTGCGGGCAAAGACTTAGTTGATGAGTATGTTGTCGACATTCCACAAGATACTTGGATTGAGCAACCATGGGATCTATCGCTAGCATACGTTGAACCTATCAATCGTAAGCAAAAGTAA
- a CDS encoding glutamate-5-semialdehyde dehydrogenase, translating into MDLTNMGKAAKDAAFQLAVTPTEQKNRALALIADELEANAATILAANQQDISKGKEAGLSDAMLDRLLLTEDRLSAIANDVRNVIMLNDPVGSEVDSKVLGNGMSLSRRRVPLGVIGVIYEARPNVTIDIAALCLKTGNASILRGGKETFASNMELVKVIQNALQKAELPAASVQYIEKPDRELVSQLLTLDEYVDMIIPRGGAGLHKMCKENSSIPVIIGGFGISHMYIDDTADLARSVAVVDNAKTQRPSACNSLDTLLIHESVAEQFCAQLIDAMGERVTFVADDSAVSLLQSAPRVRSAQDGDFDTEWLDYVLGVKVVTGVQAAIEHMRIHNASHSDAIMTNSLDNAEAFINSAGSAAVYVNASTRFTDGAQFGLGAEVAVSTQKLHARGPMGLEELTSYKWVGKANYLVRS; encoded by the coding sequence GTGGATTTAACCAACATGGGAAAAGCAGCCAAAGATGCTGCTTTTCAACTGGCAGTCACCCCGACTGAACAAAAAAATCGCGCTCTGGCGTTGATAGCTGACGAACTTGAAGCGAACGCAGCGACGATTTTAGCGGCTAACCAACAAGATATCAGTAAAGGAAAAGAAGCCGGACTGAGTGATGCGATGCTTGATCGCTTGCTACTGACTGAAGACCGGCTTAGCGCGATCGCGAATGATGTCCGTAATGTTATTATGCTGAATGATCCTGTTGGCAGTGAAGTGGATAGTAAGGTGCTTGGCAATGGTATGTCTCTTTCACGTCGCCGTGTGCCACTGGGTGTGATTGGTGTGATTTATGAAGCGCGTCCTAACGTGACCATTGATATTGCTGCATTATGCTTAAAAACGGGTAACGCCAGTATCCTACGTGGCGGTAAAGAAACTTTCGCGTCCAATATGGAATTAGTCAAAGTGATTCAAAACGCTTTGCAAAAAGCTGAGTTACCTGCTGCTTCAGTACAGTATATCGAAAAGCCCGATCGTGAGTTAGTCTCGCAATTGCTGACGCTTGATGAGTATGTGGATATGATCATTCCACGTGGCGGAGCTGGCTTGCATAAAATGTGTAAAGAAAATAGCTCAATCCCGGTGATTATTGGTGGCTTTGGCATTAGTCATATGTACATTGATGATACTGCGGATCTCGCGCGTTCGGTTGCGGTTGTCGATAATGCGAAAACTCAGCGTCCTTCCGCGTGTAATTCTCTCGATACGTTATTAATTCATGAATCTGTCGCCGAGCAATTTTGTGCACAGCTTATTGATGCAATGGGCGAACGTGTCACATTTGTTGCTGATGACTCTGCTGTATCGCTACTGCAATCTGCTCCTCGGGTGCGTAGCGCGCAAGATGGAGATTTTGATACCGAATGGCTAGATTACGTATTAGGCGTCAAAGTCGTCACCGGTGTGCAAGCGGCTATTGAGCATATGCGTATTCATAATGCTAGCCACTCCGATGCTATCATGACCAATAGTTTAGATAATGCAGAAGCCTTTATTAATTCGGCAGGCTCTGCTGCGGTGTATGTTAACGCATCGACACGCTTTACCGATGGCGCGCAATTTGGTTTAGGCGCCGAAGTCGCCGTTTCGACTCAGAAGCTGCATGCTCGTGGTCCTATGGGCTTAGAAGAGCTGACGAGCTATAAATGGGTAGGGAAAGCGAATTATCTGGTACGTAGCTAG
- the nrdR gene encoding transcriptional regulator NrdR, translated as MHCPFCAAIDTKVIDSRLVADGHQVRRRRQCLACHERFTTFETAELVMPRVIKTNGNREPFNEEKMVGGFQRALEKRPVSADAIELAISTIKSKLRATGEREVPSKLIGNLVMEQLKELDKVAYIRFASVYRSFEDVREFGEEIAKLED; from the coding sequence ATGCATTGTCCTTTTTGTGCTGCGATTGATACAAAAGTTATCGATTCTCGTTTAGTGGCTGACGGTCATCAAGTGCGTCGTCGCCGTCAATGTTTAGCGTGTCATGAGCGGTTTACTACGTTTGAAACAGCGGAATTGGTCATGCCAAGAGTGATCAAAACCAATGGTAACCGTGAACCTTTCAATGAAGAAAAAATGGTCGGTGGTTTCCAACGCGCCCTAGAAAAAAGACCGGTGAGCGCGGATGCGATTGAATTGGCGATCAGTACCATTAAATCGAAATTACGTGCAACAGGTGAACGTGAAGTGCCGAGTAAATTAATCGGTAATTTAGTAATGGAGCAACTCAAAGAGCTGGATAAAGTCGCGTATATACGTTTTGCGTCGGTTTATCGTAGTTTTGAGGATGTTCGTGAATTTGGCGAAGAAATTGCCAAATTAGAAGATTAA
- the crl gene encoding sigma factor-binding protein Crl gives MSEVTKRPTHYRLLAAFKTIGPYLREEWCRDNYYWFDCLAVCVDDSKAPEKREFWGWWMEFNLSEAGFTASYHVGKFNVDGDWVEEEPPETAMSDIVRTQEDFKIKLVTKLEERFGQTMSYVE, from the coding sequence ATGTCTGAAGTAACCAAACGTCCTACCCATTATCGTCTACTCGCCGCATTTAAGACTATAGGGCCTTATTTGCGCGAAGAGTGGTGTCGCGATAATTATTACTGGTTTGATTGTTTAGCCGTATGTGTCGACGATTCGAAAGCCCCCGAAAAACGCGAGTTTTGGGGCTGGTGGATGGAATTTAACCTGAGCGAAGCCGGGTTTACGGCTTCTTATCATGTGGGTAAATTTAATGTTGATGGTGATTGGGTTGAAGAAGAGCCACCAGAAACCGCAATGAGTGATATTGTTCGTACGCAGGAAGACTTCAAAATAAAACTTGTGACCAAGTTAGAAGAGCGTTTTGGACAAACGATGTCCTACGTTGAGTAG
- the ribE gene encoding 6,7-dimethyl-8-ribityllumazine synthase: MKVIEGGFPAPTAKIAIVISRFNSFINESLLSGAIDTLKRHGQIADDNITVVRCPGAVELPLVAQRVAKTGKFDAIISLGTVIRGGTPHFEYVSSEMNKGLAQVSMEYSLPVAFGVLTVDTIDQAIERAGTKAGNKGAEAALSALEMINVLSEIDS, encoded by the coding sequence ATGAAAGTGATCGAAGGTGGCTTCCCAGCACCAACTGCGAAAATTGCCATTGTAATTTCTCGTTTCAACAGTTTTATCAATGAAAGTTTACTTTCTGGTGCCATCGATACTTTGAAGCGCCATGGCCAAATCGCTGATGATAATATCACAGTGGTTCGTTGCCCAGGTGCTGTAGAGCTTCCTCTTGTTGCTCAACGCGTAGCAAAAACTGGCAAATTCGATGCGATTATCTCATTAGGGACCGTCATCCGTGGTGGTACACCACATTTCGAATATGTTAGCAGTGAGATGAACAAAGGTTTAGCACAAGTTTCTATGGAATATAGTCTTCCAGTTGCTTTTGGTGTGCTAACTGTTGATACCATTGATCAAGCCATTGAACGCGCAGGAACCAAGGCTGGTAATAAAGGTGCAGAGGCAGCACTAAGCGCACTTGAAATGATTAATGTTCTTTCTGAAATCGATTCCTAA
- the nusB gene encoding transcription antitermination factor NusB, which translates to MGARVKPAARHNARQFALQAIYSWQLSNENVATIEEQFLSGGKYDEEDLRASEPALSAPETDVTYFREVFTGVVLSYKELDSKLRPFVSRPMQDLDQMELALLRLAMFEMTRREDVPYKVVINEAIELAKTFAAEDSHKFVNGVLDKAAPHVRIKS; encoded by the coding sequence ATGGGGGCCCGTGTGAAACCAGCCGCACGTCATAATGCACGCCAATTTGCGTTGCAAGCAATATATTCTTGGCAGCTTTCTAACGAAAATGTTGCAACAATTGAAGAACAGTTTTTATCCGGCGGTAAGTACGATGAAGAAGATCTTCGTGCCTCTGAACCGGCTCTAAGCGCGCCAGAAACTGATGTGACTTACTTCCGTGAAGTCTTCACAGGTGTGGTGTTAAGCTATAAAGAGTTAGATAGCAAATTGCGTCCATTCGTGTCTCGTCCAATGCAAGATTTGGATCAAATGGAGCTAGCACTATTACGTTTAGCTATGTTTGAAATGACACGTCGTGAAGATGTACCGTACAAAGTGGTTATTAATGAAGCGATTGAATTAGCAAAAACTTTTGCTGCTGAAGATAGCCATAAATTTGTGAATGGTGTGCTTGATAAAGCGGCTCCACACGTACGCATTAAATCGTAA
- the ribBA gene encoding bifunctional 3,4-dihydroxy-2-butanone-4-phosphate synthase/GTP cyclohydrolase II gives MTISTPQEIIDDIRQGKMVILMDDEDRENEGDIIMAAQDVTPEAINFMATYGRGLICLTLTKERCKRLGLNPMVEDNSAQFSTAFTVSVEAAEGVTTGISAADRATTVLAAAADNAKASDLVQPGHVFPLAAQDGGVLVRAGHTEAGCDLARLAGKEPASVIVEILNDDGTMARRPDLEVFAKTHGVKLGTIADLIEYRNNTETTIERVATCQLPTEYGEFELVTFRDVIDNQVHYALCKGDIIQGAPLVRVHLQDTFTDLLHSNRNSDRSWRLDQAMERIGQEGGVLVILGKEESSDLLMNRVKAFEAQDNGEAPAMAKKPGTSRRVGVGSQILADLGVTDMRLLSSENKKYHALGGFGLNVVEYVCQ, from the coding sequence ATGACAATCAGTACCCCGCAAGAAATTATTGATGACATTCGTCAAGGAAAGATGGTTATCCTAATGGATGATGAAGATCGCGAAAATGAGGGCGATATTATTATGGCTGCTCAGGATGTGACTCCTGAAGCCATAAACTTCATGGCGACTTATGGACGCGGTCTTATCTGTTTGACTCTAACGAAAGAGCGTTGTAAGCGTTTAGGTCTCAACCCGATGGTTGAAGATAATAGTGCGCAATTTTCAACCGCATTTACTGTCTCGGTTGAGGCAGCTGAAGGGGTGACAACAGGTATCTCTGCCGCGGATCGTGCCACTACGGTACTTGCTGCTGCCGCCGATAATGCCAAAGCATCGGATTTAGTTCAGCCTGGCCACGTATTTCCATTAGCTGCGCAAGATGGTGGTGTACTCGTCCGTGCCGGTCATACCGAAGCCGGATGTGATTTAGCACGTTTAGCTGGTAAAGAGCCAGCGTCGGTGATTGTTGAAATCTTAAATGATGATGGCACGATGGCCCGTCGTCCAGACTTGGAAGTGTTTGCGAAAACACACGGCGTGAAGCTGGGCACGATTGCTGATTTAATTGAATACCGTAACAATACTGAAACGACCATTGAACGTGTGGCAACGTGCCAGTTACCGACCGAGTATGGTGAGTTTGAATTAGTGACCTTCCGTGATGTGATTGATAACCAAGTACATTATGCATTGTGTAAAGGTGACATCATTCAAGGGGCACCTTTAGTACGCGTACACTTACAAGATACGTTTACCGATTTATTGCACAGTAACCGCAATTCAGATCGTAGCTGGCGATTAGATCAAGCCATGGAGCGTATTGGCCAAGAAGGGGGCGTATTGGTTATTTTGGGCAAAGAAGAGAGCAGCGATTTATTAATGAATCGTGTCAAAGCTTTTGAAGCTCAAGATAATGGTGAAGCGCCTGCTATGGCGAAGAAACCAGGGACGTCACGCCGTGTTGGTGTTGGCTCACAAATTTTAGCGGATTTAGGGGTGACGGATATGCGCCTACTATCTTCAGAAAATAAAAAATATCATGCACTCGGCGGCTTTGGATTAAATGTTGTTGAGTATGTGTGCCAGTAA
- a CDS encoding NCS2 family permease: MLERLFKLREHGTTVRTEIIAGMTTFLTMAYIIFVNPSLLAQTGMDQGAVFVATCVAAAVGCFIMGLYANYPIAQAPGMGLNAFFTFSVVNGMGYTWEVALAAVFCSGVLFILLSLFRIREWIINSIPMSLRTGIASGIGLFLAFIALQSAGIIVGNPGTLIGLGDITSQKCLFAALGFVLTVALVHRNVKGAVMISILAVTALGIIFGDVKWHGVMDMPPSVAPTFMQLDFSGVFQVGMISVVFAFLFVDLFDTAGTLVGVASKAGLIKEDGKLPRLNRALLADSTATSIGALLGTSNTTSYVESTSGVAAGGRTGLTAVVVGIFFLLALFFSPLAGMIPAYATSGALLYVSVLMLSGIANIDWNDLTEAAPAAITCIMMPLTYSIAEGISFGFIAYAVIKLLSGKGRDVSASVWLMAAIFTIKFIVG, encoded by the coding sequence ATGCTGGAACGTCTATTTAAATTACGCGAACATGGAACGACAGTTCGCACCGAAATCATTGCGGGGATGACCACATTCCTAACAATGGCCTACATTATTTTTGTTAACCCTTCTTTGCTTGCTCAAACAGGTATGGATCAAGGCGCTGTATTTGTTGCGACTTGTGTCGCTGCGGCTGTTGGGTGTTTCATCATGGGTCTATATGCCAATTATCCCATTGCCCAAGCGCCAGGAATGGGATTGAATGCATTTTTCACCTTTTCTGTCGTCAATGGCATGGGCTACACATGGGAAGTGGCATTAGCGGCTGTTTTTTGTTCTGGTGTGTTATTTATTTTATTGAGTCTGTTCCGTATTCGTGAGTGGATCATTAATTCGATTCCGATGTCACTGAGAACCGGTATTGCATCGGGGATTGGTCTTTTCTTAGCTTTTATTGCTCTGCAAAGCGCTGGCATTATTGTCGGCAACCCAGGAACGCTGATTGGTCTGGGTGATATCACGTCACAGAAGTGCTTGTTTGCGGCGCTTGGCTTTGTACTGACTGTTGCTTTGGTGCATCGTAATGTGAAAGGCGCAGTGATGATTTCTATTCTAGCGGTGACGGCGCTTGGCATTATTTTTGGTGATGTGAAATGGCATGGCGTGATGGACATGCCTCCTTCTGTCGCGCCAACATTCATGCAGCTAGATTTTAGCGGCGTATTCCAAGTCGGTATGATTTCGGTGGTGTTTGCTTTCTTGTTTGTCGACCTGTTTGATACCGCTGGTACGCTAGTCGGTGTGGCAAGTAAAGCTGGCCTCATCAAGGAAGATGGTAAACTCCCACGTTTAAATCGTGCGTTGTTAGCTGATTCTACCGCGACTTCTATTGGTGCATTGTTAGGGACATCAAACACAACCTCTTATGTTGAAAGTACGTCAGGCGTAGCCGCTGGCGGCCGAACAGGATTAACTGCCGTTGTCGTTGGTATTTTCTTCTTGCTTGCTTTATTCTTCTCTCCATTAGCAGGAATGATCCCAGCTTATGCAACTTCTGGTGCGTTGTTATACGTGTCTGTATTAATGCTATCAGGTATTGCAAATATTGATTGGAATGATTTAACAGAAGCGGCTCCAGCAGCCATTACCTGTATCATGATGCCGTTGACTTATTCAATTGCAGAAGGGATTTCTTTTGGTTTCATTGCATATGCAGTAATTAAATTGCTTAGTGGGAAAGGCCGCGATGTGTCGGCAAGTGTGTGGCTAATGGCTGCCATCTTCACCATTAAGTTTATTGTTGGATAA
- a CDS encoding riboflavin synthase, with translation MFTGIVEAVGRLRSITPKGDDVTVKVEVGHLDMSDVKLGDSIATNGVCLTVVEFDESSYSADLSIETLKKSSFSERQAGDRVNLEKAMLPTTRFGGHIVSGHVDGVGVVIERHWVGRAIELWVKTPADLMKYIAEKGSITVDGISLTVNALRKDAFKLTIVPHTSSETTIDEFHVGHQVNLEVDVLARYMERLMTASHEPEEPESRLTMEFLKQNGFA, from the coding sequence ATGTTTACTGGAATTGTAGAAGCTGTCGGGCGTTTGCGCTCAATTACCCCTAAAGGTGACGACGTGACTGTCAAGGTAGAGGTCGGGCATTTAGATATGTCAGATGTCAAATTAGGTGACAGTATTGCCACAAATGGCGTATGTTTGACAGTTGTTGAGTTTGATGAAAGCTCTTATAGTGCTGATTTATCGATAGAAACATTAAAAAAATCCAGTTTTTCCGAACGACAAGCGGGTGACCGTGTTAACTTAGAAAAAGCCATGTTGCCGACAACCCGTTTTGGCGGACATATTGTCTCAGGCCATGTCGATGGTGTCGGAGTGGTGATAGAGCGTCACTGGGTTGGGCGTGCCATTGAGTTGTGGGTGAAAACACCAGCTGATCTCATGAAATACATCGCCGAAAAAGGGTCGATAACGGTTGATGGCATCAGTTTGACTGTGAATGCACTACGCAAAGATGCATTCAAGCTGACGATTGTACCGCACACCAGCAGTGAAACTACCATTGATGAGTTTCATGTGGGCCATCAGGTCAACTTGGAAGTCGATGTATTGGCACGTTACATGGAGAGATTGATGACAGCATCCCATGAACCTGAAGAGCCGGAATCTCGACTTACTATGGAATTTTTGAAACAAAACGGTTTTGCTTAA
- the ribD gene encoding bifunctional diaminohydroxyphosphoribosylaminopyrimidine deaminase/5-amino-6-(5-phosphoribosylamino)uracil reductase RibD translates to MSVFTSYDFQMMSRAISLAKRGIYTTSPNPNVGCVIAHGDTIVGEGYHAKAGEPHAEVHALRMAGEQAKGATAYVTLEPCSHYGRTPPCAEGLIKAGIRRVVCAMKDPNPQVAGRGITMLSHAGVEVAVGLLEAESRALNPAFLKRMETGRPLVQLKLAASLDGQTALANGASQWITSQQARQDVQHYRAQACAILSTSQTVIADNASLNVRWHDLPESVQAQYPQDQVRQPARVILDRQHHLTAQLNLYQQSGAVFTVSEHDADICVGLDEHHQLSLKALFDSLANQQQLNHIWVEAGATLARSLLQHQLVDELIVYLAPKIMGSDGRGLLGALGLIEMHQVMEFDIKDIRQVGPDIRVILIPKPINE, encoded by the coding sequence ATGTCAGTATTTACCTCTTACGATTTTCAAATGATGTCGCGTGCGATTAGCCTCGCCAAGCGCGGCATATACACCACTTCACCTAACCCCAATGTTGGGTGTGTCATCGCTCATGGTGACACGATCGTTGGGGAGGGTTACCATGCTAAGGCGGGTGAACCGCATGCCGAAGTCCATGCGTTACGTATGGCTGGTGAGCAGGCGAAAGGCGCGACGGCCTATGTCACGTTAGAACCTTGTTCTCATTATGGTCGAACCCCTCCTTGTGCTGAAGGACTGATTAAGGCCGGTATTCGTCGTGTTGTTTGTGCGATGAAAGATCCCAACCCGCAAGTGGCTGGTCGTGGTATCACGATGCTTTCACACGCGGGGGTTGAGGTAGCCGTTGGGCTATTAGAAGCCGAATCACGAGCGTTAAATCCCGCCTTTTTAAAACGTATGGAAACCGGCCGTCCGTTGGTTCAGCTAAAATTGGCTGCGAGTCTCGATGGGCAAACCGCGCTCGCCAATGGTGCCAGTCAGTGGATTACTTCTCAGCAAGCGCGTCAAGATGTACAGCATTATCGCGCCCAAGCTTGTGCGATTTTATCAACCAGCCAAACGGTGATTGCCGATAACGCTTCGTTGAACGTCCGTTGGCATGATTTACCAGAGAGTGTGCAAGCGCAATACCCTCAAGACCAAGTGCGTCAACCGGCGCGTGTGATCCTCGATAGGCAGCATCATTTAACTGCACAGTTAAACTTGTATCAACAATCGGGGGCGGTGTTCACTGTGAGCGAGCACGATGCCGATATTTGCGTTGGATTAGATGAACATCACCAGTTGTCGTTAAAAGCGCTGTTTGATTCACTCGCCAATCAGCAACAACTGAATCATATTTGGGTGGAAGCTGGCGCGACGCTAGCGCGTTCTCTATTACAACACCAACTGGTGGATGAGCTGATCGTGTATTTAGCTCCGAAAATTATGGGATCCGATGGCCGTGGCCTATTGGGAGCGTTAGGTTTGATTGAAATGCATCAGGTTATGGAGTTTGATATCAAGGATATTCGCCAAGTTGGACCGGATATACGAGTGATATTAATACCTAAGCCTATCAATGAATAA